ACCTTGCCTTCACAAGATGGCGGCACCAGTAGCCGGGAAGCAGCACTTTCCCTCGACCTTCTCAATATGGCGCCCATTCCCCGCCTGCCTTATCAACATGGCGCCGGCCGCGCAGAGGGAGGTGGCCACAGGAGTCCCGCATTTGCCCTTCCCAAGATGGTCGCCGAGGGCGTGCGGCGAGCCCCTCTCAAGATGGCGCCCGCGCTTCCCTCTTCGCAAAGCGCTTCCGGTGGGGCCTGGTGTCAGCGCCGCGGCCATGGCGGAGCTGACAGACGCGGAGCTCCGGAAGGAGCTGATAGCGCTCGGCTACCGGCCGGGGCCCATCACCGCCACCACCCGCAAGGTCTACGTCAAGAAGCTGGGCTGCCTGCGGGCCGAGGTGGCGGCGGCAAGGCGCGGGGGTCGCGGCGCGCCACCGAGCCCGGCCCGCACCCCCGCCAGGCCGCAGCAGGCCTCGCCCTTGCGGCAGCGCTCCGGCTTCAGCCCGCGCGTCGGGGCCGCCCGCGAcagtgaggaggaggatgaggaggatgaggaagaggaggaaggggcacaACCGCCCGCGTCCCGCTGGGGGACGTCTGGGGAGGGTGGCGAGCTGTCCTGGGGGGactcccgggggtcccccccgggccggggcggagggCTCGGCGCCAGGGCTGAGGGAGGCCTGTCCCGGGACAGCTTtggggggctgagcccctccGTGCAGTGGGGCGCGTCTGTAGAGAGAagtgggggggccggggccgggctgggggcatCCCTGGGTGGGCTTGGGGGGCTGAGCTCCCCCTCCCAGTGGGACACGTCTATAGAGAGAAgtggggggcttggggctgggtCGAAGCCATCCCTGGATAGGTCTGGGGGGCTGAGCCCCACGTCCCAGTGGGACGCGTCTGCAGAGAGAGGCAGGGGGcttggcactgggctgggggcgTCCCTGGATGGATTTCGGGGGCCAAGCCCCACGTCCCAGTGGAGCACGTTCGCAGAGAGGAGCGAGGAGCTCAGCACTGGGTCAGAGCCATCCCTGGATGGGTTTCGGGGCTCAGGCTCCTCATTGCAGTGGGGCATCTCAACAGAGAGAAGCGGGGGGCTCAGCACTGGGTTGAGGCCGTCCCTGGACAGGTTTCGGGGATCAGACTCCACATCCCAGTGGAGCACGTCTGCAGAGAGAAGTGGGGGGCTCGGCATCAGGGCTGGGTCAGGGACATCCCTGGATGGGGTTGGGGGGCTGAGCTCCCCATCCTCCTGGGGTACAGCCACAGGCAGGAGCGGGGGGCTCAGCTCCAAACCCTTTGCCAACGATGAGAGTGGGGATCTGAAGTCCAGGAGCCGTTGGGGCATGTCGGGAGGAGGAACTGGGGGGCAGAGCTCCCGAGCTCAGTGGGAGACagcaggggaaaggagggggctCTCCTCTAATAGCTCATGGAGGCGGGAAAGCGAGGtgacacccagcacccactggggcACCTCGGTGGGATCTGCGGGGTTGAGTCACCAgtttgggagagggaaagaggattTGGCTTCCAGTGTTCGGAAGGAGGCAGACAGGGAGCTGAACCccggcagccggggagggggcttGATCCGGCGGTTCCCATGGAGGGCGACGAGCGATGCAGGGCTGGCCTCGGGGAGCCGGTGGGAAGCGTCGGGAGCAGGACGGGGAATAACCTCCCGCACTCACTTGTTGCGGTCAGCCCCCAAGCAGCAGACGGAAGGAAAGGGCAAAGGCCTCGAATACTACCTCTCCCAGTTCCTTTGCCTCGCCAGCTTTGTGCTGCTGATGATTTTTCTGGGCATCCTCGTGGTGAAGATGATTGGGTCAGGCTGGCTTGACAGGAGGGAGGAGAACTGTACGTGTGCTGGTTTAATCCTGGTTTTAAACTTcgcctttcttttctgctttccctttatTACTTCCATTGCCATCACATTTGTCATTCTCATTGCTGTAACCTGACATCTCCGCTTCTGTCCCCATTTCCATCTCCCCTCGCCCATGGGAAACCTTGTTAGTCATGGAAAGTAAGTCAAGTGTGtgctttttttcaaatgagtttgGCCTTCAGTTCTTCAAAACCATGGGTTTTATGGAGAGTGACATTCCTGCTAGGCCAAGGATGTATTTTATGATTGTCCATTGTGTAACATAATGTCTGTGTAATTGCCCATTGTGTGTTTTAATGTTAGCCTCTGCAAAGCACGGCCCTTCGTGGCCTTTATCCTGGCCACGTGAGAAGCGCAGCGGTTGAATTGGTACTTCGGCACTTCAAGTGTGGCAGAGCTTCAACGAGAAATGAAAAGGGGCTTCCCCGTCATCCAGTTTTTAAAGCAGAGTTCCCCAGCTAGAGCAGATGGAAATATTGTCGTTTGATGGCTTTGAACTGAAAGAAGACGGGGTTTGGGCTGTGGTTGGGAAGGTGCGAGTCCTGAAACTCGGCGCACTGTGCCTGTAGGTGTTTGTGCACTTTGCATGGGCTGGGAAAGCTGTTTCCTGCTTTCTCAAAGAATGAAACTGTCCAATGTCATTGAATTTCTGATACACCTTTTACAACTTGGTTAGATATTTTGAATCCAATGGTATTTTGAAGCAAGAAATCTTGCAGCACAGCTGCAAATACTTGAAATTCTCCGGTAGTTAATATTGCTAGAAAGTACTGCATGTTGGACCGGAGGCCGGTGTATATCCAGTTGTCGGGGCGGGAGGGAGCTGTTAAACCAGAGGCCGTAATCTGCAGAGCTAACAGCTCCAACTAAAATAAATCCTCTGCTTTTACCTTGAGGAGGCTTGATTTAAATCCCTGTTACCACCGTGATATTTCAGGTGACCATGGCGTGCAGCGAATGGCATTACTAGATTGTAAAAGATCAGTGCAAGGCAGCGGGCAGTAAAGGAGCGTGAAGCATCGACTGAAACAGGAGCTGTGAAAACATTCAGGCCCCACTTTTTACTTTCCAGCTGAACAGGGTTCATCATTTGCACccgttttatttgttttgctctCAGTGCTGCCTACCAAAGCAGCGCTTTGAATGCGCTATTTGCATAGCAAGGTACCGTGTAGCGTGAGATTAAGAATAGCAGAATCAGGCTTTAAAGCAGagccttcttttaaaaagataattactTTCTTGatcaaagcttttgttttgcagcCAGCTAACTtgccctccccttctctctcgtAGTTAATCTCTTGCCTGTGGATTGTGACAAAAGAACGGATGATGtaagcatatatttatttatcttcAAGTATAGGGCATTCTCACAGAAGAGTAATTATTCTAGGTAACTTCCACCAATATCAGTATCACTGTAAAATTACTAGTTCTGTCGTTTTACAGAAAAATTGTGACTTGATGAGTTGGAATTAATGGGCCAGATTAAGTTAGGGCTGTATATGAGACTCAAAGATAAAAATTTACATTCCCAGTTATGTGAATCAATTTCTTTAATAGTTGTAACAGAAGCGATATTGGTTGGCAATAAAGCTGTGTTCAGCTTTAACAATGCAAGATTTAATCCAACTAATTCCCTGAACTCCATCATAAAGTGTTTGTACAGCCCTGTTTCTTTTATTGTAATGTAGTATTAGGAGAGAGGAAAATTTCGTATTGGATTGAGAGTTATGGTTAGTCTCCTGTGGTGTTCTGGAGGCAAAGAATCCATCTCTGGCTGGTCAGATGGGCTGTCCAGTGGTGCTCTCTGGGCTGTGGGCTGGGGGGAGTCAGTGGCACTTTCAGAGGATGTGCTAGCTCGCTTTTGATTCAGAAACTATAGATCTTTGCTGCAGTTGTGTTTAATTTGAACTAGTGGTGCATGACTGAGCCAAACCCCACTGCTGGTATTTTAGTTTGGTATTTTTAGCTAGTCTGACCACTGTCCTGTTGCTGCCGGTCTGTTCATGTTTGTTACCTGTTTCTGACTTTCAGTTCTGTCATGCTAAACAGAAGGAAGTAATAATGAACGTGCTGCACGAGTTGTATAACTACTTGTCCGTACAAGCTGGTAAGTTCCAATTGTCATTATAAAACACTTACGAGCATTCAGCAAACTGCCTCTCACAGCTGTCTGGACATTTTTAACCTTGGTTTGAAGAGAGGGGTTTATGGAACAGTCAGTTCCACTTGAAGAGCTCCGAGAAAGTCAGgtaatagaaaaatagaaaaagatgtgTTTATTCTGAATAGTGCTCAGCTAATGCACTCATATCACTGTGCTCATGTGGAGTGGTCCTTATTTGCACTTGATATATTGGGAATATGAGGTAGAAATATTCAGTTTTATGGTTCTTTTCTACCAGCATCTCGAAATTGTCTTCAAGACACTCAGAGCCAGTAAGTGTAAGCTGATGTGTTCTTACAAATAAAGTTAAAGCGACTTAAGAAATTGCCAGCTCTCTGCTGAAATGTGGCAGGTGATTATGCGTGTGCCTCAGTTTTTTCTCAGTACAGAGTAAGACAGTCTGTCAGCTGAGGAGCTAACTGAGCACAGTAGTTCAGCCAGTTTCTACTGTGTATGAGCAAATCTGGTCCATAACTAGTATTTTGTGATAGAGAAGGCTGCTAGAAATTCAGTGGATGAGTAGAAACTTGTTCAGCAAGATGTATAACAGTATTAATCAGTAAAAGTGCTTAAGTTCCATTTTCTAGATTTCAGACCTCAACAAGGCTGACGCCTTTAGATGCTTAAGCTTCACAGAATTTCTGAATCTTTTCAAATCAGACTTCGGCACCTGCAGAATTTCCACCAGTTTTACATAGTCTCTCAGCACATTTGTTTAGTCAACTTTGTGAAACAAGATTTAGAAGATTTAGTTCCTCGCCAGCATTTCTCTGCCTGACTAAAAGGTAGAACTGTGATTTAGGCTCCTTAGAAGCATTTTGAATGCTGATCATTAACTCCAACACCACAGTCTTTGATACCTGATGGAAGGAGCCCCTCTGCAGGGCATTGTGTCAGAGAGGTGGTTATGTACTCTGCAAGAgggagaaacagtatttttttcccctcattctgtGTGGAGTAGCTCACACACTGAAGCATGAGGTTTGATTGCCCTTATCCAACCTATATGCAGTGGCTGAGCATTTTATTAATAGTCATAATCTTATCTGCCTACAGTATAAATCTTACCTTGTAATCATTTTGCCCAGAGCTATAGCCGATTTTAAAGGATAGTGCTTCCAGACAGTTCAGTGTATTTCTGAATTGTTTGAGggctttttttcaaaacattatttctatTTGACTTTTTTACCAGGTAATTTTGAATGCGGAAACCCCGAGAATctaaaaagcaaatgcatttggGTTAGTGAAGCGAAGGATCACGTGGTGGTGAGTAGGCTGTGAACAGCTATTGTTATAACATAGTGCTTAGTCTCTTATAAGGCAATAAATAATAGATACTAAAGCAATTCACCATCTGTTTTACTTCCTCATCCTGTTTTGATTCTTTCCCATATTTCTAGCTTCCCCTTTGGCCAGTCCTGTTCTCAGCAGTTCTTTTGAAAGTAATCTCCTACATCTCTGATTCAGCCCCTGTAAATCTAACTTAATGGTTTGTTGTTTCACCACAGTCATCAGTCTTCTGAAACCAGAAATTTCCCTGGATTGAGGGCTGGGCAGAAGAAGGATTTTTCTATACCCCAAAGTGTCAGAAGACAGAGTGCTTTGATCTAGCATTCCATTTCTTTCATGGTAAACTGTCAGTAAGATTATGTTGTATTTAGTGGTTAGTCTTAACAGTCTGAGATAGTGTTATTTTACAGAGTGCTTCATGCATCATCTACCATAGTCAGAAGACTTTAGTCCAGACAGACCTTCAGATTTAGTTCTCCTTCCTCCAGTTTGCAGAATTATGATTAGAATTAACCTAGGGACGGACCGTATAGAATGAATTCTCCCACTACTGTAatgaaataatgttattttaaatgaatgttattttaaatgaatggagAACTAATCTTCTTATGGATTCTTTTGAACAGAATATAACCGGTAGTTCCCCACAGAAGTTTGAAGCTGCCTTGCACTGGATACTAAACAGTAACAAGGATTTAGGAATATGGTAAGTGGAGGCCCACTGTGTCAAAGTTATGTTTCTTGTTGTTGGCTGATATGTAATTTGACATCCTCTGTGGTGTGCCCTAAAAGCTCCCATACATCGTTAGATTTCGGAAAATAATCCGGGATTGGCTTTGTCAGTGCTTGCTGGGCAAGCTTCCAAATGACAAGTACAGCCCTGCGGCAAAAATTGGTGACTGAGCTCATTCCTTGGGAGTCTGTTTCCCAGCCTTTGCGCTGGGGGACATTGCGTTCACGAACGCGCTGTCTTGCAGATGAGATGTAAATCTGAGGTCAGGGCTGCTTATGGCTATCGAGTTATGTTGTGCTTCCTGCGAGGTTTAGAAGTGGTGGTCCTGGTGTCCTGCCCACAGTCCTGCGACTACTGTACTCTGGTTAAACTTGCCCATATACTCACTTTTCCCAAGATACCTTTCCTTCAGTGCAGTTACTGTAGACAGAGCTTCAATATTGCGTGGAGCTGCATCCTTTGACCAAAAGGTTTCTTGGACAGCAAAGCACTC
This genomic interval from Calonectris borealis chromosome 26, bCalBor7.hap1.2, whole genome shotgun sequence contains the following:
- the LEMD2 gene encoding LEM domain-containing protein 2, which encodes MAELTDAELRKELIALGYRPGPITATTRKVYVKKLGCLRAEVAAARRGGRGAPPSPARTPARPQQASPLRQRSGFSPRVGAARDSEEEDEEDEEEEEGAQPPASRWGTSGEGGELSWGDSRGSPPGRGGGLGARAEGGLSRDSFGGLSPSVQWGASVERSGGAGAGLGASLGGLGGLSSPSQWDTSIERSGGLGAGSKPSLDRSGGLSPTSQWDASAERGRGLGTGLGASLDGFRGPSPTSQWSTFAERSEELSTGSEPSLDGFRGSGSSLQWGISTERSGGLSTGLRPSLDRFRGSDSTSQWSTSAERSGGLGIRAGSGTSLDGVGGLSSPSSWGTATGRSGGLSSKPFANDESGDLKSRSRWGMSGGGTGGQSSRAQWETAGERRGLSSNSSWRRESEVTPSTHWGTSVGSAGLSHQFGRGKEDLASSVRKEADRELNPGSRGGGLIRRFPWRATSDAGLASGSRWEASGAGRGITSRTHLLRSAPKQQTEGKGKGLEYYLSQFLCLASFVLLMIFLGILVVKMIGSGWLDRREENFNLLPVDCDKRTDDFCHAKQKEVIMNVLHELYNYLSVQAGNFECGNPENLKSKCIWVSEAKDHVVNITGSSPQKFEAALHWILNSNKDLGIWLKGRDLSEPVTKVEEVFCLESAHPQMGLGCRFRRAVVTAIMNLFLFFWSLITLWGILIFLRYRWRKMEEEEQAMYEMVKKIIAVVQDHYKEWERNLERYPYVGIFHVRDSLIPPQSRKKMKRVWERAVDFLASNESRIQTESHRVAGEDMLVWRWTQPSYVSDSEH